In the Streptomyces sp. BHT-5-2 genome, one interval contains:
- a CDS encoding ABC transporter substrate-binding protein, protein MSRSFTRRAAAVAAVAALAVTATACGGGKDDARTEPKGGKHTVKTAMGNVEVYNHPKRVVVLDTDALDSAITLGVKPVGAVQAEAGAPLSTYLPKDKLAGIKKVGLIAEPNLEAIYGLKPDLILSSKARDEKSYRELSKIAPTVFTNTTGPAWRENFELHADALGKKDQVKNIVADYEKHVAKVTEALGGPEKAKNTKVGFVRFVEGADTRLYKNDTFVGSIFKDLKVGRPANVDGNGFSLDISPEKTDEANADVIFHSTYGDPDKAKETATTGGSMWKKLDAVKNNKVYAVNDSLWMLGIGYTGADKVLDEMAQKLR, encoded by the coding sequence ATGTCCCGCTCCTTCACTCGCCGCGCCGCAGCCGTCGCTGCCGTCGCCGCGCTCGCCGTCACTGCCACCGCCTGCGGGGGTGGCAAGGACGACGCCAGGACGGAGCCCAAGGGAGGCAAGCACACCGTCAAGACGGCCATGGGCAACGTCGAGGTGTACAACCACCCCAAGCGCGTGGTGGTCCTGGACACCGACGCCCTCGACTCGGCCATCACCCTCGGCGTCAAGCCGGTCGGCGCGGTCCAGGCGGAGGCCGGTGCACCGCTGTCCACATACCTGCCCAAGGACAAGCTGGCGGGCATCAAGAAGGTCGGTCTCATAGCCGAGCCCAACCTCGAGGCGATCTACGGCCTGAAGCCGGACCTGATCCTGAGCAGCAAGGCGCGCGACGAGAAGAGCTACCGGGAGCTCTCGAAGATCGCCCCGACCGTCTTCACCAACACCACCGGACCCGCCTGGCGCGAGAACTTCGAGCTGCACGCCGACGCGTTGGGCAAGAAGGACCAGGTCAAGAACATCGTCGCGGACTACGAGAAGCATGTCGCGAAGGTGACCGAGGCGCTCGGCGGCCCCGAGAAGGCCAAGAACACCAAGGTCGGCTTCGTCCGGTTCGTAGAGGGTGCGGACACCCGCCTCTACAAGAACGACACGTTCGTCGGCAGCATCTTCAAGGACCTGAAGGTCGGCCGCCCGGCCAACGTGGACGGCAACGGCTTCTCCCTGGACATCAGCCCGGAGAAGACCGACGAGGCCAATGCCGATGTCATCTTCCACTCGACCTACGGCGACCCGGACAAGGCCAAGGAGACCGCCACCACCGGCGGGAGCATGTGGAAGAAGCTGGACGCGGTGAAGAACAACAAGGTCTACGCGGTCAACGACAGCCTGTGGATGCTCGGCATCGGCTACACCGGCGCCGACAAGGTCCTCGACGAGATGGCGCAGAAGCTCCGCTGA
- a CDS encoding glutamine synthetase family protein: MTTSPYARLRAEADAGKIEDVIVSVPDLQGRLQGSRLSVPYFLDEAAEQGFGACLYLLASDVEMNTGPGYAIDAWQSGFGDFVLRPDPATLRTLPWDEGSALVLADAVWPDGRAVEVAPRQVLRAQLDRLAERGLAAFAGTELEFLVFRETYRQAWDRRYHGLETATAYNVDYSLQGLAEIEPVVRRIRREMVRAGLTMETARAECHPGQYEIVFRYDEAMATCDNHVFFKNGAKQIAAQEGVALTFMPKFDEGEGNSCHIHLSLRGTDGSAVLADPAAGDGMSELMRHFVAGQLACLADFALLMAPNINSYKRLQPGGFAPTGITWGRDNRTCPVRVVGSGHSMRIEHRVPGGDANPYLATAAAVAAGLYGIENRLPLPEPHAANALDDPSVPRLPSTLTEALHRWENSEIAAKVFGASVVAHYAQAARTELAAFESAVTDWERVRGFERL; encoded by the coding sequence ATGACCACCTCGCCTTACGCACGACTGCGCGCCGAGGCCGACGCCGGAAAGATCGAGGACGTGATCGTCAGCGTCCCGGACCTCCAGGGGCGGCTCCAGGGAAGCCGGCTGTCCGTGCCGTACTTCCTCGACGAGGCGGCGGAGCAGGGTTTCGGCGCCTGCCTCTACCTTCTCGCCTCCGACGTCGAGATGAACACCGGCCCCGGCTATGCCATCGACGCCTGGCAGAGCGGCTTCGGCGACTTCGTGCTCCGCCCAGACCCGGCCACCCTGCGCACCCTCCCGTGGGACGAGGGCAGCGCGCTCGTCCTCGCCGACGCCGTCTGGCCGGACGGCCGGGCGGTCGAGGTGGCCCCGCGCCAGGTGCTGCGCGCGCAGCTGGACCGGCTGGCCGAGCGCGGACTGGCCGCGTTCGCGGGCACCGAGCTGGAGTTCCTGGTCTTCCGCGAGACATACCGCCAGGCGTGGGACCGGCGCTACCACGGTCTGGAGACGGCCACCGCCTACAACGTCGACTACTCCCTCCAGGGCCTCGCCGAGATCGAGCCGGTGGTGCGCCGTATCCGCCGGGAGATGGTGCGGGCCGGGCTCACCATGGAGACCGCGCGCGCTGAGTGCCACCCCGGCCAGTACGAGATCGTCTTCCGTTACGACGAGGCGATGGCCACCTGCGACAACCACGTCTTCTTCAAGAACGGCGCCAAGCAGATCGCCGCCCAGGAGGGCGTCGCGCTCACCTTCATGCCCAAGTTCGACGAGGGCGAGGGCAATTCCTGCCACATCCACCTGTCGCTGCGCGGCACCGACGGCTCGGCCGTACTGGCCGATCCGGCCGCCGGCGACGGCATGTCCGAGCTGATGCGCCACTTCGTGGCCGGCCAGCTCGCCTGCCTGGCCGACTTCGCGCTGCTGATGGCGCCGAACATCAACTCCTACAAGCGCCTTCAGCCGGGCGGCTTCGCGCCGACCGGCATCACCTGGGGCCGGGACAACCGCACCTGCCCGGTCCGCGTCGTCGGCTCGGGGCACTCGATGCGCATCGAGCACCGGGTGCCCGGCGGCGACGCCAACCCGTATCTCGCCACCGCCGCCGCGGTGGCCGCCGGTCTGTACGGCATCGAGAACCGTCTCCCGCTGCCGGAACCGCACGCCGCCAACGCCCTGGACGACCCGTCGGTGCCGCGGCTGCCCAGCACTCTCACCGAGGCGCTGCACCGCTGGGAGAACAGCGAGATCGCCGCCAAGGTCTTCGGCGCATCGGTGGTCGCCCACTACGCCCAGGCCGCCCGCACGGAGCTGGCCGCCTTCGAGTCGGCGGTGACCGACTGGGAACGGGTCCGCGGTTTCGAGCGGCTGTAG
- a CDS encoding IucA/IucC family siderophore biosynthesis protein, with amino-acid sequence MNRTTRDAWAQAGRRLLTKAVEEFAYEELLVPEPDASADAPDAYRLDFTDGVHWTFRASRGTFGTWRLVPGTLRRHPAPEEGESGPERLLLDARPVLGWDGPTTAEVLRELTATRRAEAEVIARALPAAALADLDHLDLEGHQDGHPCMLLNKGRLGFSASDAAAYAPEAAGTVHLLWAAVHGSLASYSGVDGLDEGTLLAEELDEDTRKQFAAVLQETCAETGYHTLDFHWLPVHPFHWDEAVAPLFAPYLADGRIVLLGEGPDRYRPLQSIRTLANLDHPHRRNVKVPLYIRNTLVWRGLSTKPTEAAPDVSAWLHAVRDADPYLRDELRFHPLGEVAGVAVRHPLYESVKDAPYRYHELLGAVWREPVAALLGEGEQARTMAALLKVGSDGRALAGELVERSGLAPRAWLERFFSALLPGLLHYLYRYGTAYCPHGENTVVLYDAADTPIGIAVKDFAEDVNLLPGEHPEYAGLSERADALLLRWPAGELAHSLLSAVFAGHFRFFAPLVAEHLGVPEDEFWGLIRAEIERYHARFPELADRFGEFGLLAPEFDRVALNREQLLGGGFHDRAEKDEGFDVVHGTLTNPLATATAPARDPQEQI; translated from the coding sequence ATGAACCGCACCACACGAGACGCCTGGGCGCAGGCGGGCCGACGGCTGCTCACCAAGGCCGTAGAGGAGTTCGCCTACGAGGAGCTGCTCGTCCCCGAGCCCGACGCCTCGGCCGACGCCCCCGACGCCTACCGGCTGGACTTCACCGACGGCGTCCACTGGACGTTCCGCGCGAGCCGCGGCACTTTCGGCACCTGGCGGCTGGTGCCCGGCACCCTGCGGCGGCACCCCGCGCCCGAGGAAGGCGAGAGCGGTCCCGAGCGGCTGCTGCTCGACGCCCGCCCGGTCCTGGGATGGGACGGCCCCACCACGGCCGAGGTCCTGCGGGAACTGACCGCCACCCGGCGAGCCGAGGCCGAGGTGATCGCCCGCGCCCTGCCCGCCGCCGCCCTCGCCGACCTGGACCACCTCGACCTTGAGGGCCACCAGGACGGTCACCCCTGTATGCTCCTCAACAAGGGGCGGCTGGGCTTCTCGGCCTCCGATGCCGCCGCATACGCCCCCGAGGCGGCCGGGACGGTGCACCTGCTGTGGGCAGCCGTCCACGGCAGCCTCGCCTCCTACTCCGGCGTGGACGGTCTGGACGAGGGCACCTTGCTTGCCGAGGAACTGGACGAGGACACCCGCAAGCAGTTCGCGGCCGTCCTCCAGGAGACCTGCGCCGAAACCGGCTATCACACCCTCGACTTCCACTGGCTGCCGGTGCACCCCTTCCACTGGGACGAGGCCGTCGCGCCCCTCTTCGCCCCCTACCTCGCCGACGGCCGGATCGTGCTGCTCGGCGAGGGCCCGGACCGCTACCGGCCGTTGCAGTCCATCCGTACGCTGGCCAACCTCGACCATCCGCACCGCCGCAATGTGAAGGTGCCGCTGTACATCCGCAACACCCTCGTCTGGCGCGGTCTGTCCACGAAGCCGACCGAGGCGGCGCCGGACGTCAGCGCCTGGCTGCACGCGGTCCGCGACGCGGACCCGTACCTGCGCGACGAGCTGCGCTTCCACCCGCTGGGCGAGGTCGCGGGCGTGGCCGTGCGCCACCCGCTGTACGAGTCCGTCAAGGACGCCCCGTACCGCTACCACGAACTCCTCGGTGCCGTCTGGCGCGAGCCGGTCGCGGCGCTGCTGGGCGAGGGCGAGCAGGCCCGCACCATGGCCGCACTGCTCAAGGTCGGCTCGGACGGCCGGGCGCTGGCCGGCGAACTGGTCGAGCGCTCCGGACTCGCCCCGCGGGCCTGGCTGGAGCGCTTCTTCTCGGCCCTGCTGCCCGGCCTGCTGCACTACCTCTACCGGTACGGCACGGCGTACTGCCCGCACGGTGAGAACACCGTCGTGCTCTACGACGCTGCCGATACCCCGATCGGTATCGCCGTGAAGGACTTCGCCGAGGACGTCAACCTGCTGCCCGGCGAGCACCCCGAGTACGCCGGACTGTCCGAGCGGGCCGACGCGCTGCTGCTGCGCTGGCCCGCAGGCGAGCTGGCGCACTCCCTCCTCAGCGCCGTCTTCGCCGGGCACTTCCGGTTCTTCGCCCCGCTGGTCGCCGAGCACCTCGGCGTACCGGAGGACGAGTTCTGGGGCCTGATCCGCGCCGAGATCGAGCGCTACCACGCCCGCTTCCCCGAACTGGCCGACCGCTTCGGGGAGTTCGGACTGCTCGCCCCCGAGTTCGACCGGGTGGCGCTCAACCGGGAGCAGCTGCTCGGCGGCGGCTTCCACGACCGCGCCGAGAAGGACGAGGGCTTCGACGTCGTCCACGGCACCCTCACCAACCCCCTCGCCACCGCAACCGCCCCCGCGCGGGACCCCCAGGAGCAGATATGA
- a CDS encoding MFS transporter produces the protein MTAAEKKNGAPARDGSARRAKSVLLSVIGLHLVAETALTPFLPQLFERLYGIEDPEATGLYLWICRIAGLLALPLWGLAARRWSLHRLVLAGLCGSAVLDLLLGMAPSYTAYLALSTLIVTTNSALLLAYPAFIAEHGDESSEDGTRARLTGICSLVIVFHLSVVVSTMVGAGVLALPEPRIGISAFAVLDTLLAWLTYRILGKRPDTRDDKAAGARKNGTAAPRTRRLPWLMALAYAALIGVAFDFSVNVARPFFTEFAQGLGSGSVGGAVLFFLPSLSALAVLPAVRRCHDLLGERLLPLSLAVGAAGLAWSWLAGSLPGLVGGRVLFGVGLGLGQVAVELRMFRTTGTQGPAFTAVETARSAGLLAAPIAATAAVSYDLALPLAVAAAVQALAAVVSLRSPRSSVTAPLTAVAGPPETAGMPAVPLQIRRGTYESAQADDRPLTAATASPVHSEENHR, from the coding sequence ATGACGGCCGCCGAGAAGAAGAACGGTGCGCCGGCCCGCGACGGGTCGGCGCGCCGCGCCAAGTCCGTCCTGCTGTCGGTCATCGGCCTCCACCTGGTCGCCGAGACCGCGCTGACGCCGTTCCTGCCACAGCTCTTCGAGCGGCTGTACGGGATCGAGGACCCCGAGGCGACCGGGCTGTACCTCTGGATCTGCCGGATCGCCGGCCTCCTCGCCCTCCCGCTGTGGGGACTGGCGGCCCGGCGCTGGTCCCTGCATCGACTCGTGCTGGCCGGACTGTGCGGCTCCGCCGTCCTCGACCTGCTCCTGGGCATGGCCCCCAGTTATACGGCGTATCTGGCCCTGTCCACCTTGATCGTCACGACCAACAGCGCGCTCCTGCTGGCCTATCCGGCGTTCATCGCCGAGCACGGCGACGAGTCGTCCGAGGACGGCACCCGGGCGCGGCTCACCGGTATCTGCTCGCTCGTGATCGTCTTCCATCTGTCGGTGGTCGTCTCCACGATGGTGGGCGCCGGTGTCCTCGCCCTGCCGGAACCCCGCATCGGCATCTCGGCGTTCGCGGTGCTGGACACCCTGCTGGCCTGGCTCACCTACCGCATCCTGGGCAAGCGCCCCGACACCCGGGACGACAAGGCCGCAGGGGCCCGCAAGAACGGCACCGCCGCACCTCGTACGCGCCGCCTGCCGTGGCTCATGGCGCTGGCCTACGCCGCGCTGATCGGCGTCGCATTCGACTTCTCGGTCAACGTGGCGCGTCCCTTCTTCACCGAGTTCGCCCAGGGCCTGGGCAGCGGCTCGGTCGGCGGCGCGGTGCTGTTCTTCCTGCCGAGCCTGTCCGCGCTGGCGGTCCTGCCCGCCGTACGCCGCTGCCACGACCTGCTCGGCGAGCGGCTGCTGCCGCTGTCCCTGGCGGTGGGCGCGGCCGGGCTGGCCTGGAGCTGGCTGGCCGGCTCGCTGCCCGGACTGGTCGGCGGGCGAGTGCTCTTCGGCGTCGGCCTGGGGCTGGGGCAGGTCGCCGTCGAACTGCGCATGTTCCGCACGACCGGAACGCAGGGCCCGGCGTTCACCGCCGTGGAGACCGCCCGGTCTGCCGGTCTGCTGGCCGCACCGATCGCCGCCACGGCAGCCGTCTCGTACGACCTCGCACTCCCGCTGGCCGTCGCCGCGGCTGTTCAGGCCCTTGCCGCCGTGGTGTCCCTGCGGAGCCCGCGGAGCAGCGTCACGGCACCGCTCACAGCGGTTGCGGGCCCACCGGAGACCGCGGGCATGCCCGCCGTGCCCTTGCAGATCCGGCGCGGGACATACGAGTCCGCGCAGGCCGACGACCGCCCCCTGACTGCCGCCACCGCTTCCCCCGTGCACTCCGAGGAGAACCACCGATGA
- a CDS encoding lysine N(6)-hydroxylase/L-ornithine N(5)-oxygenase family protein, which yields MTAPSTSPDRNTPYDLVGVGIGPFNLSLAALADGAPGFRSLFLDAKPAFSWHPGLLMEGTTLQVPFLADLVTMADPTSPWSYLNYLRAHDRMFKFFFSERFHIPRREYDHYCRWVAERLPSCRFDAAVTALEWDESADAFAVTYRSAAGAQTRVLARQVVLGVGTSPVVPEPLRPLLTEAHAGRVLHSADYRTHRARLAAADDVTVIGAGQSGAEVALDLLRNQDGEGNGGPYVRWLARTTAFAPMEYSKIGLEHFTPDYIRYFRGLPEATRERLTAEQWQLYKGVSEETLGEIYDEMYERTIGGGEPRAALHPAVEVVAAAADGDGYRLTCRSRQQDELFEIRTSAVVSATGYAASRPAFLETMADLVDWDDKGRYQVDGDYRVALDPRVSGTLYVQNAEMHTHGVGAPDLTLGAWRAATILNAAAGRTLLPSAPRQAYTTFGAPQEPAPVPAQAPAAVAVPAETP from the coding sequence GTGACCGCGCCCTCGACTTCCCCCGACCGGAACACCCCCTACGACCTGGTCGGTGTCGGCATAGGCCCGTTCAACCTGTCGCTCGCCGCGCTGGCCGACGGCGCGCCCGGCTTCCGTTCGCTCTTCCTGGACGCCAAGCCGGCATTCTCCTGGCACCCCGGCCTGCTGATGGAAGGCACCACCCTCCAAGTGCCGTTCCTCGCCGACCTGGTCACCATGGCCGACCCGACCAGCCCCTGGTCGTACCTGAACTACCTCCGCGCCCACGACCGGATGTTCAAGTTCTTCTTCTCCGAGCGCTTCCACATCCCGCGCCGCGAGTACGACCACTACTGCCGCTGGGTCGCCGAACGGCTGCCCTCCTGCCGCTTCGACGCAGCCGTCACGGCGCTGGAATGGGACGAGTCGGCGGACGCCTTCGCCGTCACCTACCGCTCCGCGGCCGGTGCGCAGACCCGCGTCCTGGCCCGCCAGGTCGTCCTCGGCGTGGGGACCAGCCCCGTCGTGCCCGAGCCGCTGCGCCCGTTGCTGACCGAGGCCCACGCCGGCCGCGTCCTGCACAGCGCCGACTACCGCACCCATCGCGCCCGCCTCGCTGCCGCCGACGACGTCACCGTCATCGGCGCGGGCCAGTCCGGCGCCGAGGTCGCGCTCGACCTGCTGCGCAACCAGGACGGCGAGGGCAACGGCGGCCCGTACGTGCGCTGGCTCGCCCGGACCACCGCGTTCGCGCCCATGGAGTACTCCAAGATCGGACTGGAGCACTTCACCCCGGACTACATCCGCTACTTCCGCGGCCTGCCCGAGGCCACGCGGGAGCGGCTGACGGCCGAACAGTGGCAGCTCTACAAGGGAGTCAGCGAGGAGACGCTGGGCGAGATCTACGACGAGATGTACGAGCGCACCATCGGCGGCGGCGAGCCGCGCGCCGCACTGCACCCGGCCGTGGAGGTCGTCGCGGCCGCGGCCGACGGCGACGGATACCGGCTCACCTGCCGCAGCCGGCAGCAGGACGAGCTCTTCGAGATCCGCACCTCGGCCGTGGTCTCCGCCACCGGCTACGCCGCCTCCCGCCCCGCCTTCCTGGAGACGATGGCCGACCTGGTCGACTGGGACGACAAGGGCCGCTACCAGGTCGACGGTGACTACCGGGTCGCGCTCGACCCCCGGGTCTCGGGCACCCTGTACGTCCAGAACGCCGAGATGCACACGCACGGTGTGGGCGCCCCCGACCTCACTCTGGGGGCCTGGCGCGCAGCCACCATCCTCAATGCCGCGGCCGGACGCACCCTCCTGCCCAGCGCCCCGCGGCAGGCGTACACCACCTTCGGCGCGCCGCAGGAGCCGGCGCCTGTTCCGGCCCAGGCGCCTGCTGCCGTCGCGGTACCGGCAGAGACCCCGTGA
- a CDS encoding IucA/IucC family siderophore biosynthesis protein: MNHPVEARRTDTAPALPEPAVGPDPLDDADALRAGDAAAMETLLRAYVRETGTDVPATGQALLLNLPASQLTLSVPVRYRSATGWHRFGAPRLAAAGDGSGLPADASLVAAALIRETTLGRGAPPHHGADAAARVLNSARRTATHIERRRAESPGIQGPTPFLDSEQALLLGHPFHPAPKSREEASDAELAAYSPELRGSFPLHWFAAHPEIVVGQSADGRPVAELLRPLAAGLGLPEGMVPVPAHPWQAREVLDRPEVAALVDAGLLRPLGAAGPDWYPTSSVRTVQRPDSDVMLKLSLGMRITNSRRNNLRSELRLGVRAAQLLAAGPADWLRAEHPEFGILRDFAWISAGADGPETGLETAIRDNPFRGGGHGRPEGLCVAGLLAERTGPGDGTPPRHRALLCAAVERAAGALGVSTAEASARWLERYLEVLAVPLIRLQARYGIALEPHHQNTLVALDAVGLPCAGWYRDSQGYYLAESRTADIERLLPGATDGVDLVFEDAFVDERVAYYLGINNLLGLIGAFGALGLADESDQLRVLRGALERLRTAEPAAKGLLDLLLDAPVLRCKGNYLTCVDGLDELVGDVHTQSVYIDLPNPLTEAQR; this comes from the coding sequence GTGAACCACCCCGTCGAAGCCCGCCGCACGGACACGGCCCCGGCCCTGCCCGAGCCCGCCGTCGGCCCCGACCCGCTCGACGATGCCGACGCCCTGCGTGCGGGCGACGCGGCGGCGATGGAGACGCTGCTGCGCGCCTACGTACGCGAGACCGGCACCGACGTGCCCGCCACCGGCCAGGCGCTGCTGCTGAACCTGCCGGCCAGTCAGCTGACCCTGTCGGTGCCCGTCCGCTACCGGTCGGCCACCGGCTGGCACCGCTTCGGAGCGCCCCGCCTGGCCGCCGCCGGCGACGGCAGCGGCCTGCCCGCCGACGCCTCGCTGGTGGCGGCGGCGCTGATCCGCGAGACCACCCTGGGCCGCGGCGCACCGCCGCACCACGGCGCGGACGCGGCCGCGCGGGTGCTCAACTCCGCGCGGCGCACCGCCACCCACATCGAGCGCCGACGCGCCGAGTCCCCCGGCATCCAGGGCCCGACGCCGTTCCTCGACAGCGAGCAGGCCCTGCTGCTGGGACACCCGTTCCACCCGGCGCCCAAGAGCCGCGAAGAGGCGTCGGACGCGGAACTGGCGGCGTACTCGCCCGAGTTGCGCGGCTCCTTCCCCCTGCACTGGTTCGCCGCCCACCCCGAGATCGTGGTCGGCCAGAGCGCAGACGGACGGCCGGTCGCCGAGCTGCTGCGCCCGCTCGCCGCCGGGCTCGGCCTGCCCGAGGGCATGGTGCCGGTGCCCGCGCACCCCTGGCAGGCCCGCGAGGTGCTGGACCGCCCGGAGGTCGCCGCCCTCGTCGATGCCGGGCTGCTGCGCCCGCTCGGCGCGGCCGGGCCCGACTGGTACCCCACGTCCTCCGTACGGACCGTCCAGCGGCCGGACTCCGACGTGATGCTGAAGCTGTCCCTGGGCATGCGGATCACCAACTCCCGCCGCAACAACCTGCGCAGCGAGCTGCGGCTCGGCGTCCGCGCCGCCCAGCTCCTGGCTGCCGGCCCCGCCGACTGGCTGCGCGCCGAGCACCCCGAGTTCGGCATCCTGCGCGACTTCGCCTGGATTTCGGCCGGTGCGGACGGCCCGGAGACCGGTCTGGAGACCGCGATCCGCGACAACCCCTTCCGGGGTGGTGGACACGGCCGGCCCGAGGGACTGTGCGTGGCCGGACTGCTGGCCGAGCGGACCGGTCCCGGCGACGGCACACCGCCCCGCCACCGGGCCCTGCTGTGCGCGGCGGTCGAGCGCGCCGCGGGTGCGCTCGGCGTCTCCACCGCCGAGGCGTCGGCGCGCTGGCTGGAGCGCTATCTGGAGGTCCTCGCCGTACCCCTGATCCGCCTCCAGGCCCGGTACGGCATCGCCCTGGAGCCGCACCACCAGAACACCCTCGTCGCCCTCGACGCCGTCGGCCTGCCCTGCGCGGGCTGGTACCGCGACAGCCAGGGCTACTACCTGGCCGAGTCCCGCACCGCCGACATCGAACGGCTGCTGCCCGGTGCCACCGACGGCGTCGACCTGGTCTTCGAGGACGCGTTCGTCGACGAACGCGTCGCCTACTACCTGGGCATCAACAACCTGCTGGGCCTCATCGGCGCGTTCGGCGCCCTCGGCCTGGCCGACGAGAGCGACCAACTGCGCGTCCTGCGCGGGGCCTTGGAGCGGCTGCGCACGGCCGAGCCCGCCGCCAAGGGCCTGCTCGACCTGCTGCTCGACGCGCCCGTACTGCGCTGCAAGGGCAACTACCTCACCTGCGTGGACGGACTCGACGAACTCGTCGGCGACGTTCACACCCAGTCCGTCTACATCGATCTCCCCAACCCCCTTACGGAGGCACAGCGGTGA
- a CDS encoding pyridoxal-dependent decarboxylase: MTGKVHELPAAGGESAVAGGAEDRHGLRLVPEPAAPPADALDEEMAGLLREAAPASSGAPHTALSGGTGGPGALTPLLRTVLAALAEGAGRRGGPLAAGTPAELAADVARVFAEADGGDALRRLTDVLAHGSADPADPACAAHLHCPPLAVAVAADLAVSALNPSQDSWDQAPAATALETLLLGELAQLVGYDPAEAAGVLTSGGTESNLMGLMLARDRVLGRETGRQIELSGVPGSGPRPRIFTSAAAHFSVQRSAALLGLGEDAVVPVPVDDQLRMKPKALAAALSACVAEGDLPVAIVATAGTTDTGAVDPLRTCASLAAQYGAWLHVDAAYGGGALLSDRLAPLMGGIALADSVSLDWHKLGWQPVAAGIFLVKRAETYASLARRAVYLNPQDDEEAGYPSLLGLSLRTTRRADAFKIAVTLRTLGREGLGRLVDACHELAHSGAAAVRAHPRLELHADPVLTAFLFRYLPENPEHTDPEHIDRINAALRRRLLREGRAVVGRTELPGGGPGRVRLKLTLLNPHTTTDAVQRLLDAVVAAGRAEEEL; this comes from the coding sequence ATGACGGGCAAGGTGCACGAACTGCCCGCGGCCGGCGGGGAATCCGCGGTCGCCGGCGGCGCGGAGGACCGGCACGGTCTGCGGCTCGTCCCCGAACCCGCTGCCCCGCCGGCAGACGCGTTGGACGAGGAGATGGCCGGACTGCTGCGCGAGGCCGCTCCGGCATCGTCCGGCGCCCCGCACACCGCGCTGTCCGGGGGCACAGGCGGCCCCGGCGCGCTCACCCCGCTGCTGCGCACCGTCCTTGCCGCCCTTGCCGAAGGGGCCGGACGGCGCGGCGGACCGCTGGCCGCCGGGACGCCCGCGGAACTGGCCGCCGACGTCGCCCGGGTGTTCGCCGAGGCGGACGGCGGCGATGCCCTGCGCAGGCTCACCGACGTTCTCGCGCACGGCAGCGCCGACCCGGCCGATCCGGCCTGCGCGGCGCATCTGCACTGCCCGCCGCTGGCCGTCGCCGTCGCCGCCGACCTCGCGGTCTCCGCGCTCAACCCGTCCCAGGACTCCTGGGACCAGGCACCCGCCGCCACCGCCCTGGAGACGCTGCTGCTGGGGGAGTTGGCGCAGCTCGTCGGCTACGACCCGGCCGAGGCGGCCGGTGTGCTCACCTCGGGCGGCACCGAGTCCAACCTCATGGGCCTGATGCTCGCCCGCGACCGCGTGCTCGGCCGGGAGACCGGGCGCCAGATCGAGCTGAGCGGTGTACCGGGCAGCGGCCCCCGGCCGCGGATCTTCACCTCCGCCGCCGCGCACTTCTCGGTGCAGCGGTCGGCGGCCCTGCTGGGCCTCGGTGAGGACGCGGTCGTCCCCGTCCCCGTGGACGACCAGCTGCGCATGAAGCCCAAGGCGCTGGCCGCGGCCCTGAGCGCGTGCGTCGCGGAGGGCGACCTGCCGGTGGCGATCGTGGCCACCGCCGGCACCACCGACACCGGGGCCGTCGACCCGCTGCGCACGTGTGCGTCGTTGGCCGCCCAGTACGGTGCCTGGCTCCATGTGGACGCCGCCTACGGCGGCGGCGCGCTGCTGTCCGACCGGCTCGCCCCGCTGATGGGCGGGATCGCGCTGGCCGACTCGGTGTCGCTGGACTGGCACAAGCTGGGCTGGCAGCCGGTCGCGGCGGGCATCTTCCTCGTCAAGCGGGCGGAGACCTACGCGTCACTGGCCCGGCGGGCGGTCTACCTCAACCCGCAGGACGACGAGGAGGCCGGCTACCCGAGCCTGCTCGGTCTCTCGCTGCGCACCACCCGCCGTGCCGACGCCTTCAAGATCGCCGTCACGCTGCGGACGTTGGGCCGAGAGGGCCTGGGCCGGCTGGTGGACGCCTGCCACGAGCTGGCGCACTCCGGAGCGGCGGCGGTCCGTGCCCACCCGCGGCTGGAACTGCACGCCGACCCGGTCCTGACGGCGTTCCTGTTCCGCTATCTGCCGGAGAACCCCGAGCACACCGACCCGGAGCACATCGACCGGATCAACGCGGCCCTGCGGCGCAGACTGCTGCGCGAGGGGCGCGCGGTCGTCGGCCGCACCGAACTGCCGGGCGGGGGACCGGGCCGGGTACGCCTCAAGCTCACCCTGCTCAACCCGCACACCACCACCGACGCGGTCCAGCGGCTGCTGGACGCGGTCGTGGCGGCGGGCCGGGCCGAGGAGGAGCTGTGA